One window from the genome of Methanobacterium sp. encodes:
- a CDS encoding DUF749 domain-containing protein produces MFIATLAGIFKFGELPREYEPFVRYKASLEKKNIDENEEIAVLNIQGTESNHVLFLNSYQNINDIEAELKEAHAKLNYNTKKILEGHI; encoded by the coding sequence TTGTTTATTGCAACACTAGCTGGAATATTTAAATTTGGAGAATTGCCCCGAGAATATGAGCCCTTTGTACGATACAAAGCCTCTCTTGAGAAGAAGAACATAGATGAGAACGAAGAAATTGCTGTTTTAAATATTCAGGGTACAGAAAGCAATCATGTTTTATTCTTAAACTCATATCAAAACATTAACGATATAGAAGCCGAATTAAAAGAAGCTCACGCAAAACTTAATTATAACACTAAAAAAATCTTGGAAGGCCATATATGA
- a CDS encoding metallophosphoesterase: MKILAMGDIHGQCQNIFKYLQKNSVDLIVLTGDITHFGPNKLGEDILNEICMFNIPTLAIPGNCDQRYIYGEIENSNAINIHNRTLIIKNIGFCGFGGSNTTPFNTPMEFAELQIYQELEKLMKQIETQEVRILVTHAPPYNTKTDILPSGDHVGSESIRRIIEEFQPSLNICGHIHEARAVDKIGDTIIINPGESSKGFASLININEEDKTVKIDPELINL; the protein is encoded by the coding sequence ATGAAAATTCTGGCTATGGGAGATATTCACGGTCAATGTCAAAATATCTTCAAATATCTGCAAAAAAACAGTGTAGATTTAATAGTATTAACTGGAGATATAACTCATTTTGGCCCAAATAAACTTGGGGAAGATATATTAAATGAAATATGTATGTTTAACATTCCAACACTTGCAATACCGGGTAACTGCGACCAGAGATATATTTACGGAGAAATAGAAAACTCCAATGCAATTAATATACATAATCGGACGTTGATAATTAAAAATATAGGTTTTTGTGGGTTTGGAGGTTCAAACACCACTCCTTTTAATACTCCAATGGAATTTGCAGAGCTGCAGATTTATCAGGAACTTGAAAAGTTAATGAAACAAATAGAAACTCAGGAAGTACGAATATTGGTCACTCATGCCCCTCCATACAACACAAAAACTGATATATTACCTTCTGGAGATCATGTTGGAAGCGAAAGTATAAGGCGAATCATTGAAGAATTCCAACCTTCTTTGAATATCTGTGGGCACATACACGAAGCCCGGGCAGTTGATAAAATAGGAGATACAATCATAATCAATCCAGGAGAATCATCAAAGGGATTCGCAAGCTTAATAAATATAAATGAAGAGGATAAAACTGTAAAAATAGATCCAGAGTTGATTAATCTTTAA
- a CDS encoding D-glucuronyl C5-epimerase family protein yields the protein MLIIKIKPIYVLLSLIILILIYLSSLIPYNQSDVKDFSEDEKIILNKSLSLPLNRQIELKEVFIENNGVRNQLYNKYKSTGNSDYYQSYVDSGYTLNVFSKLAKERNLTDNEFNILIITLKANNAYYSNHTSPNDSYLIGTFSPKSPYPIPNKFITPNFKSSLPFVYYKGQGWQYYPVTATFWASQYFKNGDHQSGIELLDELSPYMVVKDYNGIKYGVFNVYFEYSNSSIPWASSYSQGMSAGLYSLAYNQTKDKRYLIQSHLLFNSFKVPQKEGGFITSTKYGNWFLEYNFKPNHLILNGHIITMQGIYDYYQVTGDSYALKLYNDGVNSTVNILPEMDSGNWSYYALTGIEEKPAWEATEYYHGLHVELLNWLYSKTGNPLFIQYAKRWEAYLKNNMHEKYK from the coding sequence GTGTTAATTATTAAAATAAAGCCCATTTATGTTTTATTATCATTAATAATCTTGATTTTAATCTATTTATCATCTTTAATTCCTTATAATCAATCAGATGTCAAAGATTTTTCGGAAGATGAAAAAATAATTCTAAATAAATCATTATCATTACCTTTAAACAGACAGATTGAGCTCAAAGAAGTATTTATCGAGAATAATGGTGTTAGAAATCAATTATATAATAAATATAAAAGTACTGGTAATTCTGATTACTATCAATCATATGTAGATTCAGGTTATACCCTAAATGTATTCTCTAAACTGGCAAAAGAGAGAAATTTAACTGATAACGAGTTTAATATTTTAATTATTACATTAAAGGCTAACAATGCCTATTATTCCAATCATACATCCCCCAATGACAGCTATCTCATTGGAACTTTTTCCCCAAAATCACCATATCCCATCCCTAATAAATTTATTACACCAAATTTCAAAAGCAGTCTTCCATTTGTATATTATAAAGGCCAGGGATGGCAATATTATCCTGTCACTGCAACATTCTGGGCTTCACAATATTTCAAAAATGGAGATCATCAAAGCGGAATAGAACTTCTTGATGAACTAAGCCCATATATGGTTGTTAAAGATTATAATGGAATCAAATACGGTGTTTTTAATGTATATTTTGAATATTCAAACTCCAGCATTCCCTGGGCTTCTTCATATTCACAGGGAATGTCAGCAGGCTTATATTCATTAGCATATAACCAGACTAAAGATAAAAGATATCTAATTCAGTCACATCTCTTATTTAACTCTTTTAAAGTACCTCAAAAGGAAGGAGGGTTTATAACTTCAACTAAATATGGGAACTGGTTCTTAGAATATAATTTCAAACCTAACCATCTAATATTAAATGGACATATAATCACCATGCAAGGTATTTACGATTATTATCAGGTTACAGGCGACTCATATGCTTTAAAACTTTATAATGATGGTGTTAACAGTACAGTAAACATTTTACCAGAAATGGATAGTGGAAACTGGAGTTATTATGCTCTTACTGGCATTGAGGAGAAACCCGCTTGGGAAGCTACTGAATATTATCATGGACTCCATGTCGAGCTCTTAAACTGGTTATATTCAAAGACTGGAAACCCATTATTCATACAATATGCCAAACGATGGGAGGCATATCTAAAAAATAATATGCATGAAAAGTATAAATAG
- a CDS encoding 2-phosphoglycerate kinase, producing MIMVEGEVSGKKYTEPFSKGVLARSLTRAEMDADRAYIFASQIESHLRKEGIKVISLDDLVGIVRAKLKREDEEIAEKYGLWRRIRKCREPLIILIGGASGVGTSSIAFEVANRLGIRNMTSTDIIREVMRKMVSKDLLPTIFESSYTAYRSLRIPPPPELDEILIGFRDHVDTVSVGVDAVIERALKEGISIVIEGVHIVPGFINEDLVNKHNVAMFILTLQDEEVHRGRFYSRCRQLWARRPLQRYMNYFGAIRKTHKYFEIQAKKFDIPVIENIDVTTTIDCIIETLTKTYGSEEDVRETES from the coding sequence ATGATAATGGTTGAAGGAGAAGTAAGCGGAAAAAAGTATACAGAACCTTTTTCTAAGGGAGTACTTGCAAGATCTTTGACTAGGGCAGAAATGGACGCAGATAGAGCATATATTTTTGCATCTCAAATAGAATCTCACTTAAGAAAAGAAGGCATTAAAGTTATCAGTCTTGATGATCTCGTTGGGATAGTTCGTGCAAAATTAAAAAGAGAAGATGAAGAGATTGCAGAAAAATATGGCCTTTGGAGAAGGATTCGTAAATGCAGAGAACCTCTCATCATACTTATTGGTGGTGCATCTGGTGTTGGGACATCTTCAATTGCGTTTGAAGTGGCTAACAGACTTGGAATAAGAAATATGACAAGTACAGATATCATAAGAGAAGTTATGCGTAAAATGGTATCCAAAGATCTGCTACCAACAATATTTGAGTCCAGTTACACTGCATACAGATCTTTACGGATTCCCCCACCTCCAGAACTGGATGAAATCCTGATAGGTTTTCGGGATCATGTTGATACTGTAAGCGTTGGCGTTGATGCTGTAATAGAAAGAGCCTTGAAGGAAGGAATAAGCATAGTAATTGAAGGGGTTCACATTGTGCCCGGATTTATAAATGAAGACCTTGTAAACAAACATAATGTGGCAATGTTCATTTTAACTCTTCAGGACGAAGAAGTTCATAGAGGGCGATTTTATTCAAGGTGCAGGCAATTATGGGCAAGGAGACCACTCCAAAGGTATATGAATTATTTTGGGGCAATACGAAAAACTCACAAATACTTTGAAATTCAGGCCAAGAAGTTTGATATACCTGTAATTGAAAATATTGACGTTACAACAACAATTGACTGTATAATAGAAACTCTCACAAAGACATATGGAAGTGAAGAAGATGTTAGAGAAACAGAAAGTTAA
- a CDS encoding CBS domain-containing protein: protein MLEKQKVKEIMTENVITVPPTEDVVFAFEKLMKHKVSALPVVDNGNLVGIVTATDLGHNLILDKYELGTNVAEVMVKDVICVKPEDDLCTAVEKMNKYGGDEGIVNQLVVVENNKIKGIISDGDIIRAIL from the coding sequence ATGTTAGAGAAACAGAAAGTTAAAGAAATAATGACAGAAAATGTCATAACCGTGCCACCAACAGAAGATGTTGTTTTCGCATTTGAAAAATTAATGAAACACAAAGTAAGTGCTCTTCCTGTAGTGGACAATGGAAATCTTGTAGGTATCGTTACAGCAACTGATCTCGGACATAACCTTATTCTCGATAAATATGAACTTGGAACAAATGTTGCTGAAGTAATGGTTAAAGATGTTATTTGCGTGAAGCCTGAAGATGACTTATGCACTGCAGTTGAAAAAATGAACAAATACGGTGGAGATGAAGGAATAGTAAACCAGCTGGTTGTTGTTGAAAACAACAAAATAAAAGGAATTATCTCTGATGGAGATATCATCAGGGCCATATTATAA
- a CDS encoding inorganic phosphate transporter: protein MEWVLIIGILTGIYLASNIGANDIGNSMGTAVGSGVIKMRQALIVGSIFMFIGAIFLSGNVIRTISGGIVDISFITPIGAVISTLSAGLWVSISIFRKTPVSGSHSMVGAIFGYGVVYAGLIHIKWNSLLIIALSWISSPLLGALIGFIFYYFLRTLLLEKVRSLAVSGRIEKIFSYLQILSSCFAALGIGAIDIAAATGVMIAVVGTGSGIDIRLLGAFGLVTGILVAGNRIVGTVGKRITDLVPTRGVSAQISAASVILFFAFLGMPISPTQTLVGSVIGVGLARRTRDIGGDVVKQILSSWVLTFPICAVISGILYLTVSFYI, encoded by the coding sequence ATGGAATGGGTTCTAATAATTGGGATTCTGACTGGTATCTATTTAGCAAGTAACATTGGAGCTAATGATATTGGAAATTCTATGGGAACTGCTGTAGGGAGTGGAGTTATCAAGATGAGGCAGGCCCTTATAGTTGGGTCTATATTCATGTTTATTGGTGCAATTTTTTTAAGCGGCAATGTTATAAGAACCATATCTGGTGGAATAGTTGATATCTCTTTTATAACACCCATAGGTGCTGTAATATCTACATTATCGGCAGGGTTATGGGTAAGTATCTCTATTTTCAGAAAAACACCTGTTTCAGGAAGTCACTCCATGGTAGGGGCTATTTTTGGCTATGGTGTGGTTTATGCTGGTTTAATTCATATTAAATGGAATTCTCTGTTGATTATTGCGTTAAGCTGGATTTCATCACCATTATTGGGTGCTTTAATTGGTTTTATATTTTATTATTTTTTAAGAACGCTTTTACTTGAAAAAGTACGAAGCTTAGCTGTAAGTGGTAGAATTGAGAAAATATTTTCTTATCTACAGATTTTAAGTTCATGTTTCGCTGCTTTGGGAATAGGAGCCATAGATATTGCTGCTGCAACTGGAGTGATGATTGCAGTTGTTGGAACAGGTTCAGGTATAGATATAAGACTTTTAGGGGCATTTGGACTTGTTACTGGTATATTGGTCGCTGGAAATAGAATTGTGGGTACCGTTGGAAAAAGAATCACTGATTTAGTCCCTACAAGGGGAGTTTCGGCCCAAATATCTGCTGCATCAGTTATTCTATTTTTTGCATTTCTGGGAATGCCTATATCTCCTACTCAAACACTTGTTGGTTCTGTAATTGGAGTTGGTCTTGCAAGAAGAACTCGTGATATCGGTGGCGACGTGGTAAAACAAATTTTATCTTCCTGGGTGCTTACATTTCCTATATGTGCTGTAATTTCGGGGATTCTTTATTTAACTGTATCCTTCTATATTTGA
- a CDS encoding DUF2096 domain-containing protein has protein sequence MTDLPIEQTWLILVELFTDLKKKNVEIPDEVTKNIRLARSTINFYKSDPNNPEMMNELRRINNLLNSVQDTLLDLSDEIGEEYKEEWIESLKRAARGETVIEKEVSTPKFVVGAPAGFSMVRVTFNEPMSEERINDIAEEYGIIIEFEEDNIIALYGDKEKVKESLKEIASFFKE, from the coding sequence ATGACTGATTTACCCATTGAACAAACATGGTTAATTCTCGTTGAGCTTTTTACTGATCTTAAAAAGAAAAATGTTGAAATTCCAGATGAAGTCACCAAAAATATTAGGCTTGCCCGATCCACAATAAATTTTTATAAATCAGATCCAAACAACCCGGAGATGATGAATGAATTAAGAAGGATAAATAATCTCTTAAATTCAGTTCAAGACACACTTCTAGATTTATCAGATGAAATAGGAGAAGAATACAAAGAAGAATGGATTGAGAGCCTTAAAAGAGCTGCAAGAGGAGAAACAGTAATTGAAAAAGAAGTTTCCACCCCAAAATTTGTTGTTGGAGCTCCTGCAGGATTTTCCATGGTTAGAGTAACTTTCAATGAACCTATGTCAGAAGAAAGGATAAATGATATTGCAGAAGAATATGGTATAATAATAGAATTCGAGGAAGACAACATAATTGCCCTCTACGGAGATAAGGAGAAAGTTAAAGAAAGCTTAAAGGAAATTGCTTCTTTTTTTAAGGAATAA